One Spinacia oleracea cultivar Varoflay chromosome 4, BTI_SOV_V1, whole genome shotgun sequence DNA segment encodes these proteins:
- the LOC110775841 gene encoding uncharacterized protein gives MVKLALFMLRKGISKKKLLLNLNMMMKRGKTVFTGKVSTTHGGFVGGGDAFQEYEFSCSNTPLYHHYFTNKKKSHHHQSYYYYGPSPEIIDDGGDINLEAINKVLDTVFSSKIRVTDSPFPLQNEEDFDDQRVDEAAEEFIKRFYSQLKEQNYY, from the coding sequence ATGGTAAAACTAGCCTTGTTCATGCTAAGAAAAGGGATTTCCAAGAAGAAATTACTTCTTAACCTTAACATGATGATGAAGCGAGGAAAGACGGTGTTTACCGGCAAAGTCTCCACCACTCACGGCGGTTTCGTCGGTGGTGGTGACGCCTTTCAAGAGTACGAGTTCAGCTGTAGTAACACCCCTTTATACCACCATTACTTCACCAACAAGAAGAAAAGCCACCACCACCAAAGCTACTACTATTACGGGCCCTCGCCGGAAATTATTGACGACGGTGGTGATATTAATTTGGAGGCTATTAACAAGGTGTTGGATACGGTGTTTTCTAGCAAAATTAGGGTAACAGATTCTCCATTTCCGTTGCAAAATGAGGAAGATTTTGATGATCAACGTGTGGATGAGGCTGCGGAGGAGTTTATTAAGAGGTTTTACTCGCAACTTAAGGAGCAAAACTACTACTAG
- the LOC110775845 gene encoding uncharacterized protein, with amino-acid sequence MEQKIVGISRKVWNIVRVAIFMIKKGLCKRKLLMDLNLMMKRGKLAGKALGNHFFAASQGGGDGVGGPPFNLPNEAAGEYEFSCSNTPSYRHYFTNKRKNHRHPNNNNDLDVWDENVNLEDVSNMLDMILGGGVSAAASPALPGLGFGRSPAVRQLRVTDSPFPVRDMDQDYNKHVDQAAEDFIKKFYTQLKQQN; translated from the coding sequence atggAGCAAAAAATAGTAGGAATATCAAGGAAAGTATGGAACATAGTAAGAGTGGCAATCTTCATGATAAAGAAAGGTTTATGCAAGAGAAAATTACTCATGGATCTCAACTTGATGATGAAGCGCGGTAAACTCGCCGGTAAAGCGCTAGGAAACCACTTCTTTGCCGCCTCCCAAGGCGGCGGCGACGGCGTTGGTGGGCCACCCTTCAACCTCCCTAACGAAGCCGCCGGGGAGTACGAGTTTAGCTGCAGCAACACTCCGTCGTACCGCCACTACTtcaccaacaaaagaaaaaatcaCCGTCACCCTAACAATAATAATGATCTTGATGTATGGGATGAGAATGTTAACCTAGAGGATGTTAGCAATATGTTAGACATGATCTTAGGTGGTGGTGTTTCAGCCGCCGCTTCACCGGCGTTGCCCGGGCTAGGGTTTGGGCGGAGCCCGGCGGTCCGGCAGCTGAGGGTCACGGATTCGCCGTTTCCGGTACGGGATATGGATCAAGATTACAATAAGCATGTGGATCAGGCTGCTGAAGATTTCATCAAGAAATTTTACACACAGCTTAAGCAGCAAAATTAG
- the LOC130459756 gene encoding uncharacterized protein has translation MDEDQHANSGPSNKSPNQVPQKQKKKPRGPTKGIKSMPGVPRKIEWDHLDRPTGKWATDYKNHIGEISRAKVSILIRTWEDVSQGIKDTLWEDVKREFHITDETKKEVVLKSCDKRWREFKSRLTTGWIRGTRKRPKDEKMPYDLYSYITKDIWKEFVKIRTSEEAEEISEKARQSQSFNIYPHHMGHKSYAEMTSEWQRKGYIPSVSSSSEGSSASTISSSLPSRTCLWLLARSKPDEKGNPYLPDEGTQKVKENIDEWKRKQDEGEFVPKSARDDVLSRALGKTKEGRPLTFGGGVGIKAVWGTGERRSFRRYGDAEMEEMEARVTKRVKDETIQEMNSKMDAMVMEKFITFAKELGVQIPSHMRIDANVHSSCRSGGLDPFADITEPVPCHLYLNIGSEKVFVAYGTICPELLLDHHNDVTSDNVKVSVDDFEPAYKEAPVPVPSQYIKKLAQAHGTFTQWPKHLVSLTNEEVNKPTSKEPKGKGNKGKEIVVGGSGTKASNTKSKTYFLENYKVQNLSGKCNVMKTMMLGLKEGEHVKVHCTKRTFNMEKDFEISVTVEDTDQLLSGAWLNISIIQVFATALSELCFHDDCHPNSIGFMCPEMISATMLKSDADRILLYMTRSMSALSSKTFILCPYYEKSHWMLLVLCLSKREVYIFDSQQKKRNLMIKEPLNNAFRSYKRLGGQSKGTKLTWIPAQCAQQPGSLDCGYYVMRFMYDIIMNHGNSQDLTKDFSRTLPYSAEEINEVKDFWADYFMNNVEFLA, from the exons atggatgaagatcaacacgcaaattcaggtccttctaacaaatcaccaaatcaagtgccccaaaagcaaaaaaagaagccaagaggccctacaaaaggaataaaatccatgcccggggttccaagaaaaattgaatgggatcacttggaccgacccacagggaaatgggcaacggattacaagaatcacattggcgagataagtcgcgcaaaggtttcaatattgatcagaacctgggaagatgtttcacaaggaataaaagacactttgtgggaagacgtcaag agagaatttcatatcacagatgaaactaagaaagaagttgtcttaaagagttgtgataagcgttggagggaattcaaatcaagattgACGACTGGTTGGATTCGGGGTACAAGGAAAAggccaaaagatgaaaagatgccatatgatttgtatagttatataactaaggatatatggaaggaatttgtgaagatacgtacctccgaagaagctgag gaaataagtgagaaagcaagacaaagtcaatctttcaacatatatcctcatcatatgggacataaatcatatgctgaaatgacaagtgaatggcagagaaaagggtacattccctcagtttcttcgtcatctgaaggttcctctgcgtctacaatttcttcaagtttgccgagtaggacatgtttatggcttcttgcaagatcgaaaccagatgagaaaggaaatccttacttgccggatgagggcacacaaaaggtcaaagaaaatatt gatgaatggaaaaggaaacaagatgaaggggaatttgttcccaaaagtgcacgagatgatgtcttatctcgtgcacttggtaagactaaagaagggagaccactaacatttggtggtggagtaggcatcaaagctgtgtgggggaccggagagcggcgtagctttcgacggtatggagatgcggagatggaggaaatggaagcaagagtgaccaaaagggtcaaagatgagacaatacaagagatgaactccaagatggatgccatggtcatggagaaatttatcacatttgctaaagaacttggtgtccaaataccaagccatatgaggatagacgcaaatgttcatagtagttgtcgttccgggggtttagatccatttgccgacattacg gaacctgtcccgtgccatctatacctgaacataggctcggagaaagtctttgttgcctatggtaccatatgtccagagttgctccttgatcaccacaacgacgtcacgtccgataacgtgaaagtgagcgttgatgattttgagcccgcgtacaaagaagctcccgtccccgtgccttctcaatatattaagaaacttgctcaagctcatggtaccttcactcagtggccaaaacatttggtgtcgcttacgaatgaggag gtaaacaagcctacaagtaaagagcctaaagggaaagggaacaaagggaaagagatagtggttgggggaagtggaacaaaagcgtccaacactaaatcaaaaacctatttccttgaaaattataaagtgcaaaatttgagtggtaagtgcaatgtgatgaaaactatgatgttgggattaaaagaaggggagcacgttaaggtacattgcactaaaaggacattcaatatggaaaaggactttgaaattagtgtcaccgttgaagacaccgatcaacttctctcgggagcatggctcaatatatcaataatacaagtttttgctac ggctttgagtgagttgtgttttcacgatgattgtcaccccaatagtattggattcatgtgcccggagatgatctcggccaccatgttaaagtccgatgcagatcgaattctattgtacatgacgaggtccatgagtgcacttagttctaagacattcatcttatgtccatactacgaaaa gagtcactggatgcttttagttctttgcttgtctaaacgtgaggtctacatatttgattctcaacagaagaagagaaatttgatgattaaggagccactaaacaa tgcttttcggagttacaagagactaggtggacaatctaagggaactaaattaacatggattccagcacag tgtgctcaacaaccgggatcactagattgtggctactacgtcatgcgttttatgtacgacataataatgaatcatggtaatagtcaagatcttactaag gatttttcaagaacattgccttattcagcggaggagattaatgaggtgaaagatttttgggcagattacttcatgaacaatgtcgaatttttagcttaa
- the LOC110775848 gene encoding uncharacterized protein — translation MVKLAFFMLRKGISKKKLLLDLNLMMKRGKTAFTGKVSTTRGGFVGGGDAFQEYEFSCSNTPLYHHYFTNNKKKNHHQSYYYYVPSPKIINNDAVNHDLEAINKVLETVLSSKLRITDSPFPLKDEEEFVDHCVDEAAEEFIKRFYSQLKEQNC, via the coding sequence ATGGTGAAACTAGCTTTCTTCATGCTAAGAAAAGGAATCTCCAAGAAGAAATTACTTTTAGACCTCAACTTGATGATGAAGCGAGGAAAGACGGCGTTCACCGGAAAAGTCTCCACCACTCGCGGCGGTTTTGTTGGTGGTGGTGACGCCTTTCAAGAGTACGAGTTCAGCTGTAGTAACACCCCTTTATACCACCATTACTTTACCAACAACAAGAAGAAAAACCACCACCAAAGCTACTACTATTACGTGCCGTCGCCGAAAATTATTAATAATGACGCCGTTAATCATGATTTAGAGGCTATTAACAAGGTGTTAGAGACTGTTTTATCAAGTAAACTGAGGATAACGGATTCTCCATTTCCGTTAAAAGACGAGGAAGAATTTGTTGATCATTGTGTGGATGAAGCTGCTGAAGAGTTTATTAAGAGGTTTTACTCGCAACTTAAGGAGCAAAACTGTTAG
- the LOC130472258 gene encoding uncharacterized protein: protein MEQNVQVVTKKLWHVVRVAFFMVRKNMSKRKLLLDLKYLTMKRPKLAGKLYAGKLAHHHRPSGAYECNCTNTPSNPNYFAFQFNNNERAHKNKDYTSSPIYEEVEECEIHAVNKVLEMIMTPNSQIDDIEGSPLPYFYSPVLDGFGLGRTPIVRVTDSPYPLHDNEVGNYKVDEAAEEFIQRFYNHLKQQKITDV from the coding sequence atgGAGCAAAACGTACAAGTTGTAACAAAGAAGTTGTGGCACGTAGTGAGAGTTGCCTTCTTCATGGTTAGGAAAAACATGAGCAAAAGAAAACTCCTCCTAGACCTTAAATACCTAACCATGAAACGCCCGAAGCTTGCCGGAAAATTGTACGCCGGAAAACTCGCCCACCACCATCGCCCTAGTGGCGCTTATGAGTGTAATTGTACAAACACCCCAAGCAACCCAAACTATTTCGCATTTCagtttaacaacaatgagaggGCCCACAAAAATAAAGACTACACGAGTTCTCCTATTTATGAGGAAGTGGAGGAGTGTGAAATACACGCggtcaataaggtgcttgaaatgATTATGACTCCAAATTCTCAAATCGACGATATTGAGGGTTCTCCATTACCTTATTTTTACTCGCCCGTTTTAGACGGGTTTGGGTTAGGACGGACCCCGATTGTGAGGGTGACAGACTCTCCATACCCGTTGCATGACAACGAAGTGGGAAATTATAAGGTAGATGAGGCTGCGGAGGAGTTTATTCAGAGGTTTTATAATCACCTTAAACAACAAAAGATAACGGATGTTTAA